A DNA window from Zingiber officinale cultivar Zhangliang chromosome 3A, Zo_v1.1, whole genome shotgun sequence contains the following coding sequences:
- the LOC122052464 gene encoding pyruvate dehydrogenase E1 component subunit beta-like, which produces MAASLQSAVFLSNRIDPHRRLFASPARSLPGTKGSILVVRSDGRISGRLSGRNLITNAVATKADTPTSSTDSKPGHELLLFEALREGLEEEMDRDPRVCVMGEDVGHYGGSYKVTKGLAPKYGDLRVLDTPIAENSFTGMGIGAAMTGLRPVIEGMNMGFLLLAYNQISNNCGMLHYTSGGQFKIPVVIRGPGGVGRQLGAEHSQRLESYFQSIPGLQMVACSTPYNAKGLMKAAIRSDNPVVLFEHVLLYNLKERIPDEEYVLCLEEAEMVRPGEHVTILTYSRMRYHVMQAAKTLVNKGYDPEVIDIRSLKPFDLYTIGNSVKKTHRVLIVEECMRTGGIGSSLRAAIIDNFWDYLDAPIMCLSSQDVPTPYAGTLEEWTVVQPAQIVAAVEQLCQ; this is translated from the exons ATGGCGGCATCACTCCAGTCGGCAGTGTTCCTCTCAAATCGTATTGATCCGCACAGGCGTCTCTTTGCATCCCCTGCGAGATCTCTTCCAG GAACGAAAGGAAGCATCTTGGTTGTTAGATCCGATGGAAGAATCTCCGGTAGGCTCAGTGGAAGGAATTTGATCACAAATGCCGTTGCA ACGAAGGCCGATACTCCTACAAGTTCCACCGACTCTAAACCTGG TCATGAACTGCTATTGTTTGAGGCTTTACGAGAGGGACTGGAAGAAGAGATGGACAGAGATCCTCGAGTTTGTGTCATGGGGGAAGATGTGGGGCATTATGGTGGCTCATACAAGGTGACCAAAGGTCTGGCTCCAAAGTATGGAGATCTTAGGGTCCTCGACACCCCTATTGCTGAAAACTCCTTTACAGGCATGGGCATTGGAGCTGCAATGACGGGCTTAAGACCTGTTATTGAGGGCATGAATATGGGATTCCTCCTCCTGGCGTATAACCAGATATCAAACAACTGTGGCATGCTTCACTATACTTCTGGTGGTCAATTTAAAATCCCAGTGGTTATTAGAGGCCCTGGAGGTGTTGGGCGGCAACTAGGAGCAGAACACTCGCAGCGCTTGGAGTCATACTTTCAGTCAATCCCAGGCCTGCAAATGGTTGCCTGCTCAACGCCTTATAATGCCAAGGGCCTTATGAAAGCAGCAATAAGAAGTGACAATCCAGTGGTGCTGTTTGAGCATGTCCTGCTATACAACTTGAAAGAGAGAATCCCAGATGAGGAGTATGTTCTGTGTCTGGAGGAGGCGGAGATGGTGCGACCTGGTGAGCATGTTACAATCCTCACCTATTCGCGCATGCGGTATCATGTGATGCAGGCTGCAAAGACGCTGGTCAACAAAGGATATGACCCTGAGGTCATTGACATCAGGTCACTGAAACCATTTGATCTCTACACCATCGGGAATTCTGTGAAGAAGACTCATCGTGTGCTGATTGTGGAGGAATGCATGCGAACAGGAGGAATAGGCTCGAGTCTTAGGGCGGCGATAATTGACAACTTCTGGGACTATTTGGATGCTCCGATCATGTGCTTGTCCTCGCAGGATGTACCAACACCGTACGCAGGGACCTTGGAGGAGTGGACTGTGGTGCAGCCAGCACAGATAGTGGCTGCAGTTGAGCAACTCTGCCAATAA